The window CGCCGCGATCGCCCCGGTCTCGTTCGGCCCGAGAGGCTCCTTGTCGTCCTTCCCGACCCACACGGCGAGGACGAGCGACGGGGAGTAGCCCACGAACCACGCGTCGGTGTTCTCGTCGGTCGTCCCGGTCTTGCCGGCGATCTCCTCGCCGAGCGCCGCCGCCTCGGTCGCGGTGCCGCGCGCGACCACTCCCTTGAGAAGCGACGTCATCAGGTACGCGATCGCCGGCTTCAGGGCGTCGCTGCCGCCGGCGGGAAGGGCCTTCACGACGGCGCCGTCGGGTGAGACGACCCGGCGGTAGAGCCGCGGCTTCACGGTCGCCCCCATGTTCGGGAAGGCGGTGTACGCCGCCGCGAGCTCGAGCACGTTCACCTCGGAGGCTCCCAGGCCGAGCGCCGGGTAGGGGCGGAGCTTCGACGTGATCCCCATGCGGCGCCCCTGCTCCACGGCGCGCTGGTAGCCGATCATGTTGAGGAGGCGGATTGTCGGGATGTTCAGCGAGTGTTCGAGCGCGTAGCGCACCGTGACCAGACCGTTGTACTCGCGGTAGTAGTTCTCGGGCTGGTAGGGGACGCCGGTCTGCGGATCCATGAAGAGCGTCGGCTCGTCGAGCAGCACGTCGGAGGCGTTCCATCCCTCCTCGAGCGCCGCGGCGTAGATGATCGGCTTGAAGGCGGAGCCGGGCTGCCGCTGCGCCTGGACCGCGCGATCGAACTGGCTGCGATCGAAGTCGAGCCCACCCACCAGCGCGCGGATCTCGCCGGTGGCCGCGTCGAGGGCGACCACCGCTCCCTGGCACAGGGGCTCCGCCGACAGCTCGAGGGCGAGCGCACCCGCGCGCTCGACGACGAGGAACGGGGCCAGATCCCCCGGCCGGAAGATCCGCGCCGGCGTCCTCGAGGTCCAGGCGACCCCTTCGGGGCCGACCTCGAACGAGCGCTTGCCGACGCGCACGAGCGCGCGCTTCTCGGCGACGTCCATGACGAGCCCCGTGACGATCGCGCCGGGCTCGATCGCGCGATCCCAGTCCGGGTGCGCGTACGCGGCGAGCGTCCCCTTCCGCTCCTTCAGGATGTTCGACGACGGGAGGCGGAAGGGGCGGCGCTTCGCGATCGCCCGCACGCCCCGATCGAGCGCCGCCTCCGAGGAGCGCTGGAGCGCGAGGTCGAGCCCCGTCTCGATCGTGAGCCCCTGGCTGTAGAGCGCGTCCTGCCCGAGGCCGGCGTCGAGATCGCGGCGGATCTCCTCGACGAAATAGGCGGCCGTCGCCTCGGCGGGCCGAGCGATTTCGGCGCCGAGCGGCTCCTTCGTCGCCGCGTCGTACGCCGGCCGATCGATGTATCCCTCGTCGAGCATCCGCGAGAGGACGTGGTTGCGGCGCCTCAGCGTGAGCGAGGCGTTCCGTATCGGCGAGATGCGCGCGGGGGTCTGGAGGATTCCGGCGAGGGTGGCCGCCTGGGCGAGCGTCAGATCCCGCGCGTGCCTCGAGAAGAAGTGCCCGGCCGCGGCCTCGACGCCGTAGTACCCGTGCCCCATGTACATCTGGTTGCAGTAGAAGGTGAAGATCTCCTCCTTCGTGTACGTGCGCTCGATCTGCATCGCCAGGACCATCTCGCGGATCTTCCGCTCGAACGTCTTGTCCGGCTTGAGGAAGAGGCGCCGGGTGAGCTGCTGCGTGAGCGTGCTCGCCCCCTCGCTGCGCCGCATCGTCACGACGTCCTTGATGACGGCGCGCGCGATCCCCCACGGGTCGACGCCGACGTGCTTGAAGAAGTTCGCGTCCTCGACGGCGACGATCGCGTTCCGCAGCACCGGCGGGATCTCGTCGTACGAGACGATCACCCGGCGCTCGACGCCGAACTGGTGGAAAGGGGTGCCGTCCGCGGCGAGGACGCGGGTGGGCGTCGGGGGTCGATAGTCCTCGAGGGCGCGCACGTCCGGAAGATCGAGGTTGATGATCCACGCGACGCCGGCCCCGAGGGCGGCGGCGACGAGGAGGAGGAGCCCGAGCGCGATCTTCAGCCGGCGGCGGCGCGATTTCTTCTTGCGGGGCACCTTCGGCGCCTTCGAGGCGCCGCCTTCCTGGCTCGGCATCGGATCCCCTGTTAGAATCTCCCGGGCGAACCCCGGAGCGCGCAAATCATAGCAGCGCTTCCACTTTTCGTCGAAAGGATCCCTTCCGATGACGTACGAACCGGAGCCCTACCGCGCGGGGGCCGGCTCGAGCCTGAGCCAGCGCTTCCGCCTCGTCGCCGCCTTCGAGCCGACGGGCGATCAGCCCCGCGCGATCGCCCAGCTCGTCGAGGGGCTCGGGGAGTCGGCCTCCCAGCAGGTGCTGCTCGGCGTGACGGGATCAGGGAAGACCTTCACGATGGCGAAGGTCGTGGCGGAGGTGAACCGCCCGACGCTCATCGTGGCGCACAACAAGACGCTGGCCGCCCAGCTCTACCAGGAGTTCCGGAACTTCTTCCCGGAGAACGCCGTCGAGTACTTCGTCTCCTACTACGACTTCTTCCAGCCCGAGGCGTACGTGCCGCGCACCGACACGTACATCGAGAAGGAGGCGATGATCAACGACGAGATCGACAAGCTGCGCCACTCGGCCACCCGCTCGTTGTTCGAGCGGCGCGACGTGATCGTCGTGGCGTCCGTCTCGTGCATCTACGGGCTCGGCTCCCCCGAGGTGTACCACGGGATGCTGCTCCTCCTCGAGACGGGAGGGACGATCCCGCGCGAGTCGATGCTCCGGAAGCTGGTCGAGATCCAGTACGAGAGGAAGATGGCCGATCTCGACCGCGGCTCGTTCCGCGTGCGCGGGGACGTCATCGAGATCTTCCCCTCCTACGAGAACCGGGCGATCCGTGTCGAGATGTGGGGGGACGAGATCGAGTCGATCTCCGCCGTCGATCCTCTCCGCGGGGTGACGCTCGAGAAGCTCCAGCGCGTCCCCATCTACCCGAACAGCCACTACGTCACGCCGCGCGAGAGGCTCCTGAAGGCGATGGAGTCGATCCGGGAAGAGCTCCGCGAGCGCGTCGCCGGACTCGAGCGCGAGGGGAAGCTCCTCGAGGCGCAGCGCCTGCGGCAGCGCACCCACTTCGATCTCGAGATGATCCAGGAGACGGGGTACTGCCACGGCATCGAGAACTACTCGCGGCATCTCACCGGGCGCGCGCCCGGCGAGGCGCCGCCGACCCTCATGGACTACCTGCCGTCGGACGCCCTCGTGATCCTCGACGAGAGCCACCAGACGGTGCCGCAGATCCGCGCCATGTACCACGGTGATCAGTCGCGCAAGAAGGTCCTCGTCGACTACGGCTTCCGGCTCCCCTCCGCCCTCGACAACCGGCCGCTCACCTTCGAGGAGTTCAACGAGCGGGTGAAGCAGGTCGTCTACGTCTCGGCGACGCCGGCGCCGTACGAGCTCGCGAGGGCGGGCGGGATCGTCGCGGAGCAGGTGATACGCCCCACCGGGCTCACCGACCCGGAGATCGTGGTGCGCCCCGTGCGGACGCAGGTGGACGATCTTCTCGGCGAGATCCGCGAGCGCGTGGCGGTGGGGGAGCGCGTGCTCGTCACGACGCTGACGAAGAAGATGGCCGAGGATCTCTGCACGTACTACCGCGAGCTCGACGTGAGGGTCGAGTACCTGCACTCGGACATCGACACGCTGGAGCGGATCCGCATTCTCCGGGATCTGCGCAAGGGCGCCTTCGACGTCCTCGTCGGCGTGAACCTCCTGCGGGAAGGGCTCGACCTCCCCGAGGTCTCCCTCGTCGCCATACTCGACGCCGACAAGGAGGGGTTCCTCAGGAGCGAGGGATCGCTCATCCAGACGTCGGGGCGGGCCGCGCGCAACGTGCGGGGACGTGTCCTCATGTACGCCGACAGGGTCACCGAGTCGATGCGGAAGGCGATCTCGGAGATGAGCCGGCGGCGCGACATCCAGGCGGCGTACAACGCCGAGCACGGGATCACCCCCGAGACGATCGTCAAGCCGATCGACGATCTTCTGAGGCGCGTCGTGGAGGCCGACTACTTCAAGCTCCCCGAGGAGCGCGCGGTCGCGGAAGGAGTGGAGACGTACGGGAGCACGGAGGAGCTCGAGGCGGAGATCGAGGCGCTGACGGCCCGCATGCTCGAGAGGGCGAAGGCGCTCGACTTCGAGGAGGCGGCCGAGCTCCGGGATCGTGTCACGTTCCTCAAGCGGCAGATCGTGTATGGATAGCCGCCTCGTCGAGAAGATCCGCTCCCTCCCCGATCACCCCGGCTGCTACATCTTCCGCGGCGCGGCGGGAGAGGCTCTCTACGTCGGCAAGGCGAAGTCGCTGAGGGATCGTGTCCGCTCGTACACGCAGTCGGCGGGATTGACGGTGAAGATCGCCCAGATGGTCGAGGAGGCGGAGGACGTCGAGATCATCCTGACCCGATCGGAGGTCGAGGCGCTCATCCTCGAGAACAACCTCGTCAAGAAGGATCAGCCCCGCTACAACACCGATCTCCGCGACGACAAGAATTTCCCGTACCTGAAGGTGACGAGCGTCGACTCGTTTCCTCGCGTCGCCCTGGTGCGTCGCGCCGGATCGGACGGCAACCGCTACTTCGGCCCGTACCTTCCGGCGAGCAACGCGCACCGCACCCTCAAGATGGTGCAGCAGTACTTCAGGGTCGCGACCTGCCACGAGCGCCTCGACGGGTCGCGCCCCCGTCCGTGCCTCTACTACCAGCTCGACCAGTGCCTGGGCCCGTGCGCGGGCCTCGCCGGCGCCGAGGAGTACGGCCGCGCGGTCCGCGACGTGGAGCTCTTCCTCGAGGGGCGCAGCCCCGCGCTCCTCGCGTCGCTCACCGGGAAGATGGAGGAGGCGAGCGCGGCGCGCACCTACGAGAAGGCGGCGCACTACCGGGATCTCATCCGCACGATCCGCGACTCGATGGAGCGCCAGCACATCGCGAGCGTCGGCCTCGAGGACCAGGACTTCTTCCACTTCCACCGCGAGGGGGCTCAGGCGATGGTGCAGCTCTTCGTGATGCGCGGCGGCCTCGTGCAGTCGCGCCGCGAGTTCAGCTTCGACGCCGTCGAGGAGGACGACGCGGCCTTCATGGCCGAGGTGCTCGAGCGCTACTACGGCCGGGGAGGCGACGTCCCCTCCGAGGTGTGCGCGGGGACGATGCCCGAAGGAGCCGGGGTCATCGAGGAGTGGCTCTCCGGCCTGCGCGGCTCGGCGGTCGAGGTGAAGGTCCCGAGGCGCGGCGTGAAGAGCCGGTTCCTCGAGATCGTCCAGCGCAACGCGCGGCTCGCCTTCGAGGCGAGGTTCCGCACCCCGCACGCGCACGGCGCGCAGGTGCTCGACGCGCTCCAGGAGGCGCTCGGCCTCCCGGAGGTTCCCTACCGCATCGACGCCTTCGACATCTCGCACATCCAGGGGGCCGAGACGGTCGCCTCGATGGTGGTCTGGGAGGGAGGGCGTCCCCGCAAGTCCGAGTACCGCCGCTTCCGGATCAAGTCGGTGAAGGGGGTGGACGATTTCGCCTCGATGTCCGAGGTGGTGACCCGGCGCTACGCGCGCGTCCTGAAGGAGGGGAAGAACCTCCCCGACCTGTGCCTCATCGACGGAGGGCTCGGGCAGCTCGAGGCGGCGCGCCGGGCCCTCGAGGCGATCGGCGTCACCGCGCTCCCTCTCGCCGCTCTCGCGAAGCGCGAGGAGCTTCTCCACGTGCCGGGGAGGCCGGAGCCGCTCAGGCTCGACCACTCCTCGCCGATCCTCCATCTCATCCAGCGCATCCGCGACGAGGCGCACCGCTTCGCGATCACGTACCACCGCACGCTGCGCTCGCGCCGCACGCTGACCTCCGATCTCACCGAGGTCCCCGGCGTCGGCGCCCGGACGGCGAAGAAACTCCTGCGCCGGTTCGGGTCGATGACGGGGGTGCGCGCCGCGACGGTCGAGGAGCTTCAAGGGGAGGTGGGGGTCCGGATCGCCCGCGCGCTCAGGCTTCACCTCGACGAGACATCCCGCCGATAAGATCTCGGCCTTCAACAGGTTGCCGCTCCCGGGGGGAGTGATATATTCCCGTTCCTGGAGCGACGGGCCTCTCCCCGGAGGGATTGCTTCTCCCCATGTCATCGCGCGATCGCGTCGTCGGAATCCACGAGCGGTATCCCTACCTCTTCGCGCCGGTGGCCGAGGAGTCCCTCGACGGTCGGGACGAGATCCAGCCGGCCCGGGGGCTCGATCGTCTCCTTCTTCTGACCGGGAACATCCTTCTCGCCTACCAGTTCCGCGAGGCGCGCGACGACGAGGAGATGAGCGCCCGCGTGAGGCAGTACCTCGCCGAGCCGTCGCGCGATCGCCTCGCCGACCTGCACCTGACCGTCGCGACGCTCCGCCCGTCGTGGCTGAGCCTGCTTCTGGGCTTTCCGGAGGCCTCCCCGGCCGGAGCGGCGCGCCCGACGCGCGACGACCTCGCGGCGGCTCTGGACGCCTATCGCCGGCTCCTCGAGGCGCGCGACAGCTCGTTCGGGGTGAACCCGGAGGTACC is drawn from Acidobacteriota bacterium and contains these coding sequences:
- a CDS encoding PBP1A family penicillin-binding protein → MPSQEGGASKAPKVPRKKKSRRRRLKIALGLLLLVAAALGAGVAWIINLDLPDVRALEDYRPPTPTRVLAADGTPFHQFGVERRVIVSYDEIPPVLRNAIVAVEDANFFKHVGVDPWGIARAVIKDVVTMRRSEGASTLTQQLTRRLFLKPDKTFERKIREMVLAMQIERTYTKEEIFTFYCNQMYMGHGYYGVEAAAGHFFSRHARDLTLAQAATLAGILQTPARISPIRNASLTLRRRNHVLSRMLDEGYIDRPAYDAATKEPLGAEIARPAEATAAYFVEEIRRDLDAGLGQDALYSQGLTIETGLDLALQRSSEAALDRGVRAIAKRRPFRLPSSNILKERKGTLAAYAHPDWDRAIEPGAIVTGLVMDVAEKRALVRVGKRSFEVGPEGVAWTSRTPARIFRPGDLAPFLVVERAGALALELSAEPLCQGAVVALDAATGEIRALVGGLDFDRSQFDRAVQAQRQPGSAFKPIIYAAALEEGWNASDVLLDEPTLFMDPQTGVPYQPENYYREYNGLVTVRYALEHSLNIPTIRLLNMIGYQRAVEQGRRMGITSKLRPYPALGLGASEVNVLELAAAYTAFPNMGATVKPRLYRRVVSPDGAVVKALPAGGSDALKPAIAYLMTSLLKGVVARGTATEAAALGEEIAGKTGTTDENTDAWFVGYSPSLVLAVWVGKDDKEPLGPNETGAIAALPIWIDIMRGWLAAHPGETFRRPPGIETYAVDARTGLKADVDSGCSQIILEDFRREDQAPPLCSRQAHARARLPYYLQRYPWADDGTIAMRDEDLERIVRESPGEVAVDGSRLTYQGPAGPLSIPFRIYAPDDPALAALAGARSVVAEATAAGPTPRNADSFFGLVFPRDLTPIPADIATHPAVGLDGRITALVQIRYP
- the uvrC gene encoding excinuclease ABC subunit UvrC, whose translation is MDSRLVEKIRSLPDHPGCYIFRGAAGEALYVGKAKSLRDRVRSYTQSAGLTVKIAQMVEEAEDVEIILTRSEVEALILENNLVKKDQPRYNTDLRDDKNFPYLKVTSVDSFPRVALVRRAGSDGNRYFGPYLPASNAHRTLKMVQQYFRVATCHERLDGSRPRPCLYYQLDQCLGPCAGLAGAEEYGRAVRDVELFLEGRSPALLASLTGKMEEASAARTYEKAAHYRDLIRTIRDSMERQHIASVGLEDQDFFHFHREGAQAMVQLFVMRGGLVQSRREFSFDAVEEDDAAFMAEVLERYYGRGGDVPSEVCAGTMPEGAGVIEEWLSGLRGSAVEVKVPRRGVKSRFLEIVQRNARLAFEARFRTPHAHGAQVLDALQEALGLPEVPYRIDAFDISHIQGAETVASMVVWEGGRPRKSEYRRFRIKSVKGVDDFASMSEVVTRRYARVLKEGKNLPDLCLIDGGLGQLEAARRALEAIGVTALPLAALAKREELLHVPGRPEPLRLDHSSPILHLIQRIRDEAHRFAITYHRTLRSRRTLTSDLTEVPGVGARTAKKLLRRFGSMTGVRAATVEELQGEVGVRIARALRLHLDETSRR
- the uvrB gene encoding excinuclease ABC subunit UvrB, with product MSQRFRLVAAFEPTGDQPRAIAQLVEGLGESASQQVLLGVTGSGKTFTMAKVVAEVNRPTLIVAHNKTLAAQLYQEFRNFFPENAVEYFVSYYDFFQPEAYVPRTDTYIEKEAMINDEIDKLRHSATRSLFERRDVIVVASVSCIYGLGSPEVYHGMLLLLETGGTIPRESMLRKLVEIQYERKMADLDRGSFRVRGDVIEIFPSYENRAIRVEMWGDEIESISAVDPLRGVTLEKLQRVPIYPNSHYVTPRERLLKAMESIREELRERVAGLEREGKLLEAQRLRQRTHFDLEMIQETGYCHGIENYSRHLTGRAPGEAPPTLMDYLPSDALVILDESHQTVPQIRAMYHGDQSRKKVLVDYGFRLPSALDNRPLTFEEFNERVKQVVYVSATPAPYELARAGGIVAEQVIRPTGLTDPEIVVRPVRTQVDDLLGEIRERVAVGERVLVTTLTKKMAEDLCTYYRELDVRVEYLHSDIDTLERIRILRDLRKGAFDVLVGVNLLREGLDLPEVSLVAILDADKEGFLRSEGSLIQTSGRAARNVRGRVLMYADRVTESMRKAISEMSRRRDIQAAYNAEHGITPETIVKPIDDLLRRVVEADYFKLPEERAVAEGVETYGSTEELEAEIEALTARMLERAKALDFEEAAELRDRVTFLKRQIVYG